A single genomic interval of Monodelphis domestica isolate mMonDom1 chromosome X, mMonDom1.pri, whole genome shotgun sequence harbors:
- the LOC100012726 gene encoding TSC22 domain family protein 1-like — MGERQGCQGCQGEPEHPLHVRLWAFLQGPVQSHLMCAVREEVEVLKEQIKELIEKNSQLEQENTLLKSLASPKQLAQFQAQLQAGSPPATSQPPAQPASQGSGPSA, encoded by the coding sequence ATGGGGGAGAGGCAAGGCTGCCAGGGCTGCCAGGGCGAGCCTGAGCACCCCCTCCATGTGAGACTTTGGGCTTTCTTGCAGGGTCCGGTGCAGAGCCATTTGATGTGTGCCGTCAGGGAAGAAGTGGAGGTGCTCAAAGAGCAGATTAAAGAACTGATAGAGAAAAACTCCCAGCTGGAGCAGGAGAACACTCTGCTGAAGTCTCTGGCCAGTCCCAAGCAACTCGCCCAGTTCCAGGCCCAGCTGCAGGCTGGCTCTCCCCCAGCCACCTCGCAGCCCCCTGCGCAGCCAGCGTCCCAGGGCTCAGGACCCTCGGCATAG